A genomic region of Puniceicoccaceae bacterium contains the following coding sequences:
- the raiA gene encoding ribosome-associated translation inhibitor RaiA: MNKHELIISGNHLELTSRMKEMVESKTAKLFHHEVRIQRIRVELGVDDITPNQKEYWAKGHIEINRKPLIVKEKDGELYRALDQMVIKLDRMLRRRSRLRVAKRKLKQEIDIPAEIPKAQTAA, from the coding sequence ATGAATAAACATGAACTCATCATCTCAGGTAACCACCTGGAGCTGACCTCGCGCATGAAGGAAATGGTAGAAAGCAAGACCGCAAAACTGTTCCACCATGAAGTGCGCATTCAGCGAATCCGTGTGGAACTCGGGGTCGATGACATCACTCCGAATCAAAAAGAATACTGGGCAAAAGGACATATTGAAATCAACCGTAAACCCCTCATTGTGAAAGAGAAAGATGGGGAACTCTACCGTGCGCTTGACCAGATGGTGATCAAGCTCGACCGCATGCTGCGACGCCGATCGCGATTGCGGGTTGCCAAACGCAAACTCAAACAGGAAATCGACATCCCAGCCGAGATTCCGAAGGCCCAGACGGCG
- a CDS encoding SDR family NAD(P)-dependent oxidoreductase: protein MRERKKGEDLTTTLVVTGGSSGIGKEFIRQYGNLTGIERVCNLSRSIPSGFTNFKQFTHIEADFADPASFAEARKQLLAYLETHHRNGEILLLNNSGFGSFGLFDAVDVERDAAMIEVNVKAPVVLTAELLPMLKKFGGTVVNVASTAAYQPTPFFITYGASKAFLAHWSLGLWRECQGSKVKVITVCPGPTSTAFFHNAGLREKPDGGRGMTVEKVVAIMIRAIRKDRPLVITGGMNRLIASIAQLLPKSWITRLAYRAIAAQKLGKAG, encoded by the coding sequence ATGCGAGAACGGAAAAAAGGTGAGGATTTGACCACTACACTGGTGGTAACGGGAGGGTCTTCTGGAATCGGAAAAGAGTTCATCCGGCAGTATGGTAACCTTACCGGAATTGAACGGGTATGCAATCTATCCCGGTCGATTCCATCCGGATTCACAAATTTTAAACAATTCACCCACATTGAGGCGGATTTTGCGGATCCGGCGTCCTTTGCGGAAGCTCGAAAGCAATTGCTTGCATACCTGGAAACCCACCACCGCAACGGCGAAATCCTGCTGCTCAACAACAGTGGATTTGGGTCATTCGGGTTGTTTGATGCGGTGGATGTCGAGCGCGATGCTGCCATGATTGAAGTCAATGTAAAGGCTCCGGTAGTATTGACGGCGGAGCTGCTGCCGATGCTCAAAAAATTTGGGGGAACGGTTGTGAATGTCGCCTCGACCGCAGCATATCAGCCCACTCCCTTTTTTATCACGTACGGTGCAAGCAAGGCGTTTTTGGCGCACTGGAGCCTTGGCCTGTGGCGCGAGTGTCAGGGCAGCAAGGTGAAGGTGATTACGGTCTGTCCGGGTCCCACATCCACTGCGTTTTTTCACAACGCAGGACTGAGGGAAAAACCGGATGGCGGGCGCGGCATGACGGTGGAAAAAGTGGTTGCTATCATGATTCGAGCGATCCGGAAAGATCGGCCCCTTGTGATTACCGGGGGGATGAATCGTCTGATTGCGAGCATTGCGCAGCTATTGCCAAAATCATGGATCACCCGCCTGGCCTATCGTGCAATTGCCGCACAGAAGTT